A portion of the Bacteroides faecium genome contains these proteins:
- a CDS encoding C2 family cysteine protease: MMNKLQLESGILKKVFLGLVVSLAVGLGSCSGDDDETPGGGESSPYWTLGNGNANMPSSGTIIAQYSDAPAGSDIGKLVDNDVNTKYITYHDKFDINWNGNSNVVVLTYSLTSADNQPEMDPKSWTLYGSLDNKTWKTIDKQTNRVFSDRKETKTFELDNAISYRYYKLSITENNGGSATQIAEWVLSAATFDGNIDDLMAFSTGNTYSPETPMGTIHLGGFTASAADLEWLKDPAKEPNTFDGLSWATFQVGSLYPFGDPQPADVNQHSIGDCCACAVMASIAYLFPKYIKKMVKENGNNTFTVTLFDPKGKAVEIGVSNYFVKDDDGNIGAVSGKNNKVTWATVVEKAVIKWKQIYGGTSDINGIASEYVSAILTGSGNSFAFSPNKLSVNELKRAAMVSLQQRKIVVGGFTTSDLPIGNFKSVSLHAYSFYPAADDNSLFIMRNPWGLLPLVAGGYSDGKEDGLLEIKNDKVIPPVIDLRIIDAGAAAGYAIKGNLEPYTPPSYALSPMRIASSVLNVGR; encoded by the coding sequence ATGATGAATAAATTACAATTAGAGTCAGGCATATTGAAGAAAGTGTTTTTAGGATTGGTCGTATCACTTGCCGTTGGATTGGGCAGTTGCTCGGGCGATGATGACGAAACACCGGGTGGGGGAGAGTCTTCCCCCTACTGGACGCTGGGAAACGGCAACGCGAATATGCCTTCGAGCGGCACGATTATTGCCCAGTATTCCGATGCTCCGGCAGGTTCTGATATCGGAAAACTGGTGGATAATGACGTGAATACAAAATATATTACCTATCATGATAAGTTCGATATCAACTGGAATGGAAACAGCAATGTAGTGGTACTTACTTATTCGTTGACTTCCGCTGACAACCAGCCGGAAATGGATCCTAAATCATGGACTTTATACGGTTCGCTCGATAATAAAACGTGGAAGACGATTGATAAACAGACTAACCGGGTCTTTTCTGACAGAAAAGAAACAAAGACCTTTGAGCTTGATAATGCCATTTCTTACCGCTACTATAAGCTTTCCATTACCGAAAACAACGGTGGAAGTGCCACGCAGATAGCCGAATGGGTACTTTCCGCAGCTACCTTCGACGGGAACATAGATGATTTGATGGCTTTCTCAACGGGCAACACCTACTCTCCGGAAACTCCTATGGGAACGATACATTTGGGTGGCTTTACAGCGTCTGCCGCTGATTTGGAGTGGTTGAAAGATCCTGCCAAAGAACCGAATACTTTCGACGGACTTTCCTGGGCTACTTTCCAGGTCGGTTCACTCTATCCTTTCGGCGACCCGCAGCCGGCAGATGTCAACCAACATTCTATCGGTGACTGTTGCGCTTGTGCGGTGATGGCTTCTATCGCTTATCTTTTCCCGAAATACATCAAGAAGATGGTGAAGGAAAACGGGAATAACACATTTACGGTTACTTTGTTTGACCCGAAGGGAAAAGCGGTGGAGATAGGAGTGAGCAACTATTTCGTAAAGGATGATGACGGCAACATTGGTGCGGTTTCCGGAAAGAATAATAAAGTCACTTGGGCTACTGTGGTTGAGAAGGCAGTGATTAAGTGGAAGCAGATCTATGGTGGAACATCGGATATTAATGGAATCGCAAGTGAATATGTTTCTGCCATCCTCACCGGAAGCGGCAATAGCTTCGCTTTCTCTCCCAATAAATTGTCTGTTAACGAACTCAAACGTGCCGCAATGGTATCTTTGCAACAGCGTAAGATTGTGGTTGGCGGATTTACGACGAGTGACCTGCCGATAGGTAACTTCAAGTCGGTGAGTCTTCATGCTTATAGTTTCTATCCTGCGGCGGATGATAATTCATTGTTCATAATGCGTAATCCGTGGGGACTTTTACCATTGGTTGCCGGTGGATACAGCGACGGAAAAGAAGACGGACTGCTGGAAATTAAAAACGATAAGGTGATTCCACCTGTCATCGACCTTCGTATTATAGATGCGGGAGCTGCGGCAGGATATGCGATAAAAGGGAATCTTGAACCCTATACGCCACCTTCTTATGCCCTTTCTCCGATGCGTATCGCCAGCAGTGTGCTGAATGTGGGGAGATGA
- a CDS encoding GH92 family glycosyl hydrolase, with protein MNNIKILSLGAALLIGTSFLFAQVQPADYVNPIIGTNGMGHTFPGACTPFGWVQLSPDTDTIPHNINGAYQKNAYEYCAGYQYRDKTIVGFSHTHLSGTGHSDLGDILLMPAVGELKLNPGRAENPNEGYRSRFSHATEKATPGYYEVMLDDYRIKAQLTATQRTGIHKYTFPKGENGHLILDLAHGIYNYDGKVLWANLRVENDTLLTGYRITNGWARTNYTYFAISLSQPIKDYGYKDKEKVLYNGFWRRFNLETNFPEITGRKIVAYFNFDTADEPELIVKVALSAVSTEGAIRNLCAEASGKSFEQLAEAARTDWNNELDHFEIEGTADQKAMFYTSLYHTMINPSVYMDVDGQYRGLDHNIHQAKGFTNYTIFSLWDTYRAEHPFLNLVKPERNADMVESMIKHEQQSVHGMLPVWSLMGNENWCMSGYHAVSVLADAITKGVFPNTQEALDAMVSTSTVPYYEGVADYMKLGYIPLDKSGTAASSTLEYAYDDWTIYQIALKSGKKEIVETYRKRALNYRNIYDTAIGFARPRYSDGSFKKEFDVLETYGEGFIEGNSWNFSFHVPHDVFGMMDLMGGEKAFVDKLDKLFSMHLPEKYYEHNEDITEECLVGGYVHGNEPSHHIPYLYAWTSQPWKTQYWLREILNKMYRNDINGLGGNDDCGQMSAWYLFSVMGFYPVCPGTDQYVLGAPYLPYLKLKLPNGKTLEIKAPDVSDKKRYVQSLKLNGKLYDKMYITHEDILKGGVLEFKMAASPSKHRGVAAKDKPYSLTDGITK; from the coding sequence ATGAACAACATAAAAATACTGTCACTCGGAGCAGCTTTGCTGATAGGAACTTCATTTCTTTTCGCACAGGTACAACCAGCAGATTATGTCAATCCGATTATCGGCACAAATGGTATGGGACATACCTTTCCCGGTGCTTGCACACCTTTCGGGTGGGTACAATTAAGTCCGGACACAGACACAATTCCACATAATATAAATGGCGCCTATCAAAAAAATGCTTATGAGTATTGCGCCGGATACCAATATCGTGACAAGACCATTGTCGGTTTTAGCCACACCCATCTCAGCGGAACAGGACACTCGGACTTGGGCGACATCTTATTGATGCCCGCCGTAGGCGAACTAAAACTGAATCCCGGCAGGGCGGAAAATCCCAATGAAGGATACCGTTCCCGTTTTAGTCACGCTACGGAGAAGGCTACTCCCGGATATTATGAAGTAATGCTGGATGATTACAGGATTAAAGCGCAACTGACCGCTACACAACGGACAGGAATACATAAATATACTTTCCCGAAAGGCGAAAACGGCCATTTGATTCTGGATTTGGCACATGGCATTTACAATTATGACGGTAAGGTGCTTTGGGCAAACCTGCGTGTAGAGAATGACACGTTATTGACCGGTTATCGCATCACGAACGGGTGGGCGAGAACAAACTATACATACTTTGCTATTTCCCTGTCGCAACCTATTAAGGACTATGGCTATAAAGACAAGGAAAAAGTTCTCTACAACGGCTTCTGGCGTCGCTTCAACCTGGAGACGAATTTCCCGGAGATTACCGGACGTAAGATTGTGGCTTACTTCAATTTCGACACGGCTGACGAACCGGAACTGATAGTGAAAGTAGCTCTTTCAGCAGTCAGCACCGAAGGAGCCATCCGTAATCTTTGTGCCGAAGCATCCGGGAAGAGTTTTGAACAACTGGCAGAAGCTGCCCGTACAGACTGGAACAATGAACTTGACCATTTTGAGATAGAAGGGACTGCCGACCAGAAAGCCATGTTCTACACCTCGCTTTATCATACAATGATTAATCCGTCGGTATATATGGACGTAGACGGACAATACCGTGGTTTAGACCATAATATCCATCAAGCAAAGGGATTTACTAATTATACGATATTCTCACTTTGGGATACTTATCGGGCTGAACACCCATTCCTGAACTTGGTGAAACCGGAACGTAATGCGGATATGGTGGAATCAATGATAAAGCATGAACAGCAGAGCGTACACGGAATGTTGCCCGTATGGAGCCTGATGGGAAATGAGAACTGGTGCATGAGCGGCTATCATGCCGTTTCTGTGTTGGCGGACGCGATAACCAAAGGCGTCTTTCCCAATACGCAAGAAGCTTTGGATGCAATGGTCAGTACTTCTACTGTACCTTATTATGAAGGTGTGGCGGATTATATGAAACTGGGCTACATTCCGCTGGACAAGAGCGGAACAGCCGCTTCGTCCACACTGGAGTATGCGTATGATGACTGGACTATCTATCAGATAGCCTTGAAATCCGGTAAGAAGGAGATTGTGGAAACATACCGGAAACGTGCCTTGAATTACCGGAACATCTATGACACAGCAATCGGTTTTGCCCGTCCCCGTTATAGCGACGGTTCGTTCAAGAAAGAGTTTGATGTGTTGGAGACGTATGGTGAAGGTTTTATCGAGGGAAACTCATGGAATTTCTCTTTCCACGTGCCGCACGACGTTTTCGGTATGATGGACTTGATGGGGGGAGAGAAAGCGTTTGTAGACAAACTGGACAAACTGTTTTCCATGCATCTGCCGGAGAAATATTATGAACACAACGAAGATATAACGGAAGAATGTCTGGTAGGCGGATATGTGCATGGCAACGAACCAAGCCATCATATTCCCTATCTTTACGCTTGGACTTCCCAGCCGTGGAAAACCCAATATTGGCTACGCGAAATCCTGAATAAGATGTACCGGAATGACATCAACGGACTGGGCGGAAATGATGACTGCGGACAGATGTCGGCATGGTATCTTTTCTCCGTGATGGGCTTCTATCCGGTTTGTCCGGGGACAGACCAGTATGTGCTCGGAGCGCCGTACCTGCCTTATCTGAAGTTGAAACTTCCCAATGGGAAGACTTTGGAAATCAAAGCGCCGGATGTAAGTGACAAAAAGCGTTATGTGCAGTCGCTGAAACTGAACGGGAAGCTGTATGATAAGATGTATATCACACACGAAGATATACTCAAGGGTGGCGTACTGGAATTTAAGATGGCGGCATCACCGAGCAAACACCGTGGCGTGGCAGCAAAGGACAAACCTTATTCGTTGACAGATGGAATCACTAAATAA